One region of Vibrio cidicii genomic DNA includes:
- a CDS encoding substrate-binding domain-containing protein produces MATMKDIARLAGVSTSTVSHVINKTRFVSEEIAERVNNAAKELHYFAPSALARSLKVNRTNTLGMLVTTSTNPFFGEVVKGVERSCFLQGYNLILCNTEGDNERMKSSINTLLQKRVDGLILMCSSLEGERLDVFEQYPDIPVVVMDWGPMLFQSDKIQDNSLRGGYLAAKHLIDSGHTQIGCITGPLIKHQAQMRYEGYKRALNEAGLAFNANWIIEADFECEGGYQAFKKMHSSGSLPSAIFVCNDMMAMGVINAANELGIVIPQSLSIVGYDDIHIAKFMTPSLTTIHQPKYRLGKAAVETLLKKIKKQTQEVQVVQLEPTLVERNSVIPLS; encoded by the coding sequence ATGGCAACCATGAAAGATATCGCCCGACTTGCCGGGGTTTCTACCTCAACGGTTAGCCATGTTATCAACAAAACCCGATTTGTCAGCGAAGAGATTGCTGAGCGCGTCAATAACGCTGCCAAAGAGCTCCACTATTTCGCACCCTCGGCACTCGCTCGTAGCCTAAAAGTCAATCGCACTAACACACTTGGCATGCTTGTGACCACCTCAACCAATCCCTTTTTTGGTGAGGTGGTTAAGGGAGTAGAGCGCAGTTGTTTCCTCCAAGGTTACAACTTGATTCTTTGCAACACTGAAGGCGATAACGAGCGCATGAAGTCTTCGATTAATACGCTATTACAAAAGCGAGTCGATGGATTGATCTTGATGTGCTCCTCGCTCGAAGGGGAAAGGTTAGACGTGTTTGAACAGTATCCTGACATCCCTGTCGTGGTGATGGACTGGGGCCCAATGCTGTTTCAAAGTGACAAGATTCAAGACAACTCTTTACGTGGCGGCTATTTAGCTGCCAAGCATCTTATTGATTCTGGACACACGCAAATAGGCTGCATTACAGGGCCACTAATTAAGCATCAAGCACAGATGCGTTATGAAGGCTATAAGCGAGCTCTGAATGAAGCGGGCTTAGCCTTCAATGCCAACTGGATAATTGAAGCGGATTTTGAGTGCGAAGGTGGCTATCAAGCATTCAAGAAAATGCATTCTTCAGGCTCACTACCCAGTGCCATTTTCGTCTGCAATGACATGATGGCAATGGGAGTGATTAATGCAGCCAATGAGTTAGGGATCGTGATTCCTCAGTCGCTTTCGATTGTCGGTTATGACGATATCCACATTGCCAAGTTTATGACCCCATCACTGACCACCATCCATCAACCAAAATACCGTTTAGGCAAAGCGGCGGTAGAAACGCTACTGAAGAAAATCAAAAAGCAGACTCAGGAAGTGCAAGTCGTCCAATTGGAACCTACACTGGTTGAGAGAAACAGTGTGATCCCTCTATCGTAA
- a CDS encoding fatty acid desaturase — protein sequence METQKPPLIWLNIFIFSFSLLLALVATPWYAWEHGLTVWHVLWFFVAFSFTNLSITAGYHRLWSHKTYEAHSLLRVLFAIGGAFSLQNSILHWSSDHRRHHRHVDDFDKDPYSASRGFWFSHIGWMLRHYNQESYSDYTNCRDLQKDPIVMWQHRYYVPLAIATNLAIPLMLGAFYQDYVGMLLVVGALRLVVSHHSTFFINSLAHIWGSQPFTDKNSARDNGILAIFTFGEGYHNFHHIFENDYRNGIYWWQYDPTKWLIKSCSWIGLTKRLRVTPQLKIDTAKAAQIFKMAKMKLEERAEAASLHEQLQREFDSLTALMKEYYEAKKQLLESKRQNAAQKYENALLTIRYKQLKADLAERYRLWNQFVEAYA from the coding sequence GTGGAGACGCAAAAACCACCACTCATCTGGTTGAATATCTTTATTTTCAGCTTTTCACTTTTGTTAGCATTGGTAGCAACTCCTTGGTATGCCTGGGAGCATGGGCTGACCGTCTGGCATGTGCTTTGGTTTTTTGTTGCCTTTAGTTTCACCAACCTTTCGATTACTGCGGGCTATCATCGACTATGGAGTCACAAGACTTATGAAGCACATTCGCTGCTTCGAGTGCTTTTCGCCATAGGCGGCGCTTTTTCACTGCAAAACAGCATTTTGCATTGGTCGTCGGATCACCGACGCCATCATCGTCATGTCGATGATTTTGATAAAGATCCCTACTCAGCGTCACGCGGATTCTGGTTTTCACATATTGGCTGGATGCTACGTCACTACAACCAAGAGAGTTATTCTGACTACACTAACTGCCGTGATTTACAAAAAGACCCCATCGTGATGTGGCAACATCGCTACTACGTGCCTTTAGCGATAGCCACCAACTTAGCTATTCCTCTTATGCTTGGAGCATTTTATCAGGACTATGTTGGTATGTTGCTCGTGGTTGGCGCGCTGCGTTTAGTCGTCAGCCATCACAGTACATTCTTCATTAACTCACTCGCCCACATTTGGGGTTCGCAACCGTTTACCGATAAGAACAGCGCTCGGGATAATGGGATACTCGCTATCTTCACCTTCGGCGAGGGCTATCATAATTTCCACCATATTTTTGAAAACGATTATCGCAATGGCATCTATTGGTGGCAGTACGATCCGACTAAATGGCTGATCAAAAGCTGTTCTTGGATTGGGTTGACGAAAAGACTGCGCGTAACTCCGCAACTGAAAATCGATACTGCAAAAGCGGCGCAAATTTTTAAAATGGCCAAAATGAAGTTGGAAGAGCGAGCAGAAGCGGCTTCATTGCATGAGCAATTGCAGAGGGAATTTGATAGCTTAACCGCGCTCATGAAGGAGTACTACGAAGCGAAGAAGCAGTTACTTGAAAGTAAGCGCCAAAATGCGGCGCAGAAGTATGAAAACGCACTACTCACCATTCGTTATAAACAGCTTAAAGCCGACCTCGCTGAGCGTTATCGCTTGTGGAATCAATTCGTCGAAGCGTACGCATAA
- a CDS encoding chemotaxis protein, whose product MSHPSSTILTESGTNELEIIEFHLEKTLPDGRTKTCYYGINVAKVREVIQVPETTDYPNAQPHMIGVFSSRDVLTPLVDLAGWLGVPTRQDLARKFVIVTDFNKMTNGFLIDSISRIHRISWNDVESPSQFLEAGEQDCVVAVVRKDGNLIMILDFEKIIADINPELSMEKYDVKVDRSVDLNQRMVSKRNAKTVMVVDDSAFIRSLIQDTLSSAGYNIIACKDGGEAFEKLMSLIQVAKEEGLPVSELIDAVVTDVEMPRMDGMHLVKRLRETAEYNSMPIVMFSSLMSEDNRAKALALGANDTITKPEIGRMVAMMDKYVLKI is encoded by the coding sequence ATGAGCCATCCAAGTAGTACAATTTTGACAGAAAGTGGGACCAATGAACTTGAGATTATTGAGTTTCACTTAGAAAAAACGTTACCCGACGGCAGAACGAAAACCTGCTATTACGGGATTAACGTCGCGAAGGTGCGTGAAGTTATTCAGGTGCCAGAAACCACAGACTATCCGAATGCCCAGCCTCACATGATCGGCGTTTTCTCCTCTCGAGATGTATTAACTCCGCTGGTGGATCTTGCAGGGTGGTTGGGTGTGCCAACCCGCCAAGATCTGGCGCGTAAGTTTGTGATCGTAACTGATTTCAACAAGATGACTAACGGCTTTCTGATCGATAGCATTAGCCGTATCCACCGTATTTCATGGAACGACGTCGAATCGCCCAGCCAGTTTTTGGAAGCGGGTGAGCAAGATTGTGTCGTCGCTGTCGTGCGTAAAGATGGCAACCTCATCATGATCTTAGATTTCGAGAAGATCATCGCCGACATTAACCCTGAACTAAGTATGGAAAAATACGATGTTAAGGTGGATCGCTCGGTCGATCTTAACCAGCGTATGGTCTCTAAGCGCAACGCGAAAACGGTCATGGTGGTCGATGACTCAGCGTTTATCCGTTCACTGATCCAAGATACCCTCAGCTCTGCGGGCTACAACATCATTGCTTGTAAAGATGGCGGCGAAGCGTTTGAGAAGTTAATGAGCCTCATCCAAGTCGCAAAAGAAGAAGGGTTGCCAGTCAGCGAATTGATTGATGCGGTGGTAACCGATGTAGAAATGCCTCGTATGGATGGCATGCATTTGGTGAAGCGTCTGCGGGAAACGGCAGAGTACAATTCGATGCCGATCGTCATGTTCTCTTCGTTGATGAGTGAAGACAACCGAGCAAAAGCGTTGGCTTTAGGGGCGAATGACACTATTACTAAACCAGAGATTGGCCGGATGGTGGCAATGATGGACAAGTACGTCCTGAAGATTTAA
- the rbsK gene encoding ribokinase — MNKLVVLGSVNADHVLQVPSFPRPGETLHGRNYQVIPGGKGANQAVAAARLGADTGFIACVGDDAFGINIRESFKMDGINTVGVKMQPNCPTGIAMIQVADSGENSICISAEANAKLSAQAIESDLDRIRAARFLLMQLETPICGIERAASVAKAAKTNVILNPAPARMLSDELLACVAMITPNETEAELLTGVTVTDDESAQLAANKLHAKGVEMVLITLGAKGVWLSENGRGQLIAGFKVDAVDTTAAGDTFNGALVTGLLEDMPLESAIKFAHAAAAISVTRFGAQTSIPTRKEVDAFLAEHL, encoded by the coding sequence TTACATGGGCGCAATTATCAAGTGATCCCGGGTGGAAAAGGAGCCAATCAGGCCGTCGCCGCGGCTCGCTTGGGCGCAGATACAGGCTTTATTGCCTGTGTTGGGGATGATGCTTTTGGTATCAATATTCGCGAAAGTTTCAAAATGGATGGCATCAACACTGTCGGTGTAAAAATGCAGCCGAATTGTCCAACGGGCATTGCCATGATCCAAGTGGCCGACAGTGGTGAAAACAGCATTTGTATCTCCGCAGAAGCAAACGCGAAGTTAAGCGCACAAGCCATAGAATCAGATTTGGACAGGATCCGCGCGGCGCGCTTTTTGTTGATGCAACTGGAAACGCCCATTTGTGGCATTGAACGCGCGGCAAGTGTGGCAAAAGCAGCAAAAACCAATGTAATTTTAAATCCAGCGCCCGCCAGAATGTTGTCGGATGAACTGCTAGCATGCGTGGCGATGATTACCCCGAATGAAACCGAAGCTGAGCTGCTGACAGGTGTCACAGTCACCGACGATGAGAGTGCGCAGCTAGCGGCCAACAAGTTACACGCCAAAGGGGTAGAAATGGTGTTGATTACTCTCGGAGCAAAAGGCGTTTGGCTGAGCGAAAATGGTCGAGGTCAGTTAATCGCGGGGTTCAAAGTGGACGCTGTTGATACAACCGCCGCAGGAGATACGTTTAATGGGGCCTTGGTCACTGGTTTATTGGAAGATATGCCATTAGAATCAGCCATCAAATTTGCTCATGCTGCGGCGGCCATTTCCGTCACCCGCTTTGGGGCACAAACTTCTATCCCAACCCGTAAAGAAGTTGACGCCTTTCTCGCTGAGCACCTCTAG